GGGTTGAATTTTCCTGTATATTAGTTTTTTTACCAATTTTAATTGGCCCAAGATCTCCCCTAATTATTGAATTAAACCAAATGCTGGCACCACTTTTTATATATACATCACCAATAATTTTACTACCTTCTGCTATAAAAACATCTTTTTCAATTTGAGGTTCATTACCATTTACTGCATGAATCATAGATTTTCCTCCTTTGATTTATTATTAGTATCATTATTTGTTTTAATTATAACTAATATAGTGAAATAAAGCAACATACTTAAATAGAAACTTATCTTGAATTGAATTTTTAGTTTTATTATAATATTATTATATATAAAGGAGTTTTAAGGATGGCAATTGCTATATTTGGAGGTACTTTTGATCCAATACATATAGGACATTTGATTATTGCAGAGCAGGCTTATAATAGATATGATTTGAGTAAAGTTATTTTTATGCCGGCCGGGAATCCTCCTCATAAAAACAATCAAAATTTAACTACTGCAAAATTAAGATTACAAATGGTTAAATTGGCAATAGAAGATAATGAACATTTTATTATTTCAAATTGGGAAATAAATAAGGATGAACCATCATATACTGCTGAAACATTAAGATATTTTAGTGATAAATATAATGAAGAGATATATTTTATTATTGGTGCAGATTCTCTGCTAGATATTCCAAACTGGAAAGAACCTGAATTTTTAATGGAAAATGGTAATTTTATTGTAGCAAGAAGACCTAATTTTTCTTTAGAAAAAATATTAAAAAAAGTTTTCTTTAAAACACATAGAGATAATTTGCATATTATGAATAGTTCTTTAATAGATATATCTTCTTCCTTAATTAGAGAAAATATTAAAAATAAAATATCAATTCGCTATATGACACCAGACTCTATTATTAAATTCATTAATGAAAAAAACATATATGGGTAATGAAGGTGATAAATTGAAATATCAAAAAGATTATTTGGATAATTTAGAAAATGAATTAAAAAATTGGCTTACAAAAGAACGATACATTCATACTCAGGGAGTTATAGAAGTTGCTGTTCAACTTGCTCAAAAGAATAACGTAAATATAAAAAAAACAATTACTGCAGCTTTATTACATGATTATGCAAAACCACTAAATCAGAAAGAGTTATATAAATATGCTAAAAAAATAAATGGTGATATTGATAAAACAGAGATGAAGATACCATCGGTCTTACATGCACCTGTTGGAGCCTTTCTTGTTAAAAAGAAATATGATATAATAGATAAGGATATTTTAGAAGCAATTAGATATCATACAATAGGTAGTCCAGATATGAGCAAATTAGCTCTTATAATTTTTGCAGCAGATTTTATTGAACCAAATAGAGAATTTCCTGGAGTTAGAAAATTAAGAGATATTTCAAAAGGAAATTTATCTCAATTGATAGTTGCAGTATGTGATCAAAGTATTAAATTTAATATTAATAAGAAAAAAATTATTCACCCAAATACCCTATTGTTGAGAAATGAATATTTAGGAGGAAAGTAATTAATGGCAGACATCAAAAATAAAAGAAATTTATTAATTGGTTTAGTGATTGTATTAATCTTAATTGGAATGATAATTTCTTTTTTAGTAAATGATAAATTTAGTGCAATAAAAAGTGATCCTTTTTCTACTTCTAAATTAAATATTTTGGTTGTAGGTTATGATTCTTCCATAAATGGTCCTCCTAGAGCTGATACAATTATGATTGCCAGTGTTGACCTATCAACTAAAGATATAGGAGTGCTTTTTGTCCCAAGAGATACTAAAGTAGAAATTCCAGGACATGGAACTGGTAAAATTAATGCAACACATGCTTATGGTGGTATTGAATTAACTGATAAAACTCTGGAAAGTTTTTTAAATATACCAATAGATTATTACCTAGAAACAGATTTTAGTGGTTTTTCAGAGATAATTGATGCAATTGGTGGTGTAAATATAGATATAAAAAAACCACTTCATTATGTAGATAAAGCAGGAGGAGTAAACATTGACCTGCCTGCCGGGGAAAATATCCACTTAGATGGTGAAGAATCTTTAGAATATGTTAGATATAGAGGTCCAATAAAAGCTGATATTGGAAGGATTGAGAGACAGCAAAAGTTTATAGAGGCAGTTATGGATAAAATTTTAAGTCCTGATATTATTGTAAAGTTACCAGATATTTATAGTAATGTTACTGATGCTGTAAATACTAATATACCTTTAAAAGATGTAAGTCCTTTTGTTAAATTAGCCAAAAATACTAATTTAAATAAATTGGAAACTGATATGGTACCGGGGAATCCTAAATACATAAATGGGATTAGT
This sequence is a window from Halanaerobiales bacterium. Protein-coding genes within it:
- the nadD gene encoding nicotinate-nucleotide adenylyltransferase, translating into MAIAIFGGTFDPIHIGHLIIAEQAYNRYDLSKVIFMPAGNPPHKNNQNLTTAKLRLQMVKLAIEDNEHFIISNWEINKDEPSYTAETLRYFSDKYNEEIYFIIGADSLLDIPNWKEPEFLMENGNFIVARRPNFSLEKILKKVFFKTHRDNLHIMNSSLIDISSSLIRENIKNKISIRYMTPDSIIKFINEKNIYG
- a CDS encoding LCP family protein, translating into MADIKNKRNLLIGLVIVLILIGMIISFLVNDKFSAIKSDPFSTSKLNILVVGYDSSINGPPRADTIMIASVDLSTKDIGVLFVPRDTKVEIPGHGTGKINATHAYGGIELTDKTLESFLNIPIDYYLETDFSGFSEIIDAIGGVNIDIKKPLHYVDKAGGVNIDLPAGENIHLDGEESLEYVRYRGPIKADIGRIERQQKFIEAVMDKILSPDIIVKLPDIYSNVTDAVNTNIPLKDVSPFVKLAKNTNLNKLETDMVPGNPKYINGISYWVPKNEELDILVDNLIKSKEYIQNSKYEVSLYNGNGKSGLAGEVADTLNKYGFIVSTIGNADNFNYEKTIIKYYDKDAKNVVSGIKELLGGEINYSEEDKNEIKIIIGHDYLEKENEGSS
- the yqeK gene encoding bis(5'-nucleosyl)-tetraphosphatase (symmetrical) YqeK, whose protein sequence is MKYQKDYLDNLENELKNWLTKERYIHTQGVIEVAVQLAQKNNVNIKKTITAALLHDYAKPLNQKELYKYAKKINGDIDKTEMKIPSVLHAPVGAFLVKKKYDIIDKDILEAIRYHTIGSPDMSKLALIIFAADFIEPNREFPGVRKLRDISKGNLSQLIVAVCDQSIKFNINKKKIIHPNTLLLRNEYLGGK